A window of the Thermus thermophilus HB8 genome harbors these coding sequences:
- the cas2 gene encoding CRISPR-associated endonuclease Cas2: MRELYLVIAYDTPDDRRRARLAKLLKGFGERRQYSVFEARLTREQWAHLKGKLEALVNKEEDVLAVYFLPPEAVGRTWRIGHEGLKRLEDPDFV, encoded by the coding sequence GATACCCCTGACGACCGTCGGCGGGCGCGGCTTGCCAAGCTGCTCAAGGGCTTTGGCGAAAGGCGGCAGTACTCCGTGTTTGAAGCCCGGTTGACCCGGGAGCAGTGGGCCCACCTCAAGGGCAAGCTGGAAGCCCTGGTCAACAAGGAGGAGGACGTTTTGGCGGTGTACTTCTTGCCCCCGGAGGCGGTGGGACGCACCTGGCGCATCGGCCACGAGGGGTTGAAGCGCCTCGAGGACCCCGACTTCGTCTAG